One Prodigiosinella aquatilis DNA window includes the following coding sequences:
- a CDS encoding response regulator transcription factor translates to MRKEIKILHVVLLDDHQVVLAGMKDFLDQVPNVCVDATFATSAELIKHVRQNKPDVIITYYNMPKDEVHTDGLKLIAYLLRTFPEVKILVLTMITNQMIISALYDTGVSGVLLKQDPLSEVLSALLAVRANTRYYPPSFQQDMLRAERETFLRERVNSLSPREYEVLRYYVAGESLSQIAEKLHRSAKTVSIQKNSAMRKLNVTSNQELIRFCVENHIFD, encoded by the coding sequence ATGAGAAAAGAAATAAAAATACTACACGTTGTTCTGCTGGATGATCACCAAGTTGTTCTGGCAGGAATGAAGGACTTCCTGGATCAAGTGCCTAATGTGTGCGTCGACGCCACCTTTGCCACATCCGCCGAGTTAATCAAACATGTTCGTCAGAACAAGCCTGACGTCATTATTACCTATTACAACATGCCGAAGGATGAGGTCCATACCGATGGTCTAAAATTGATCGCTTATCTTTTACGCACGTTCCCGGAGGTCAAAATACTGGTGCTGACCATGATTACTAATCAGATGATCATCTCGGCACTCTACGACACGGGGGTCTCGGGCGTCTTACTCAAACAAGACCCACTGAGCGAAGTTTTGTCTGCGCTTCTCGCAGTGCGCGCTAACACCAGATACTACCCACCATCATTTCAACAAGATATGCTGCGTGCTGAGCGTGAGACTTTTCTGCGCGAACGCGTAAATAGCCTGTCACCCAGGGAATACGAAGTGTTACGCTATTATGTTGCCGGCGAATCGCTTTCCCAAATTGCCGAAAAACTGCATCGCAGTGCCAAAACAGTCAGCATTCAAAAGAACTCGGCAATGCGAAAACTGAATGTCACGTCAAATCAAGAATTAATCCGATTTTGCGTAGAAAATCATATTTTTGATTAA